The DNA sequence gaccAAAGGGTGGAAGACAGGGAAAGAGGGGAGAAATGCAGGGCAATGATATTGTccatattatattgttatattgtgtgcatgtccaaatatgtaacaacaaatcccaccaatatgtacaactataatgcaccaataaaaaatgtggaaaataaataaacctgagtCACTATAAAAAATTTCCCttaggctagggatatagctcagctggtagagtgcttgctttgcatgaacaaggccttgggttcaatttccaacaacacacacacacacacacacacacacacaaatttcccTACAGAATGTTTTATCAATTGTAGTCTATGTTATAGTCTCTGAACAGGCTATTTTTtccaacaaaataagaaatgaaatacacatttgatTTTTACCCACTCTGGTAAATATTGACTTCAGTTCCTTTAAATGCATTTGTAGTTAAGTTGCTTACTTACAGGAAATAATTTGCAttccaaatttttaaacttgCTGTTTCCACAATCGCAACGAAAATTTCTGGAACAAAGGaggaaaagcaaattttatttttcttgtaagaCTAATGAAGTATTCCTTAAACTCAAATTGTAGCCTTTTGACTCATTTCAACCCTTTAAACTCATTTCTAGGATCTAAAAAATGGCTTGATTGCTGTCCATGTATCTGATTTGGAAATTCCCCAAGcatataacaataaaaagttttataattctaaaattaCTATGTATAAAGACAACTGGGTATAGTCCCAGttactaggaaggctgaggcaggactgagAGAGACAAGGAGTTTGGGACCATCCCTGGAAATACAGCAATAtctcatctcaaaacaaaataaaaaaggtaaatatttatGTGGGGCGCGcacgcgcatacacacacacacacacacacacacacacaaaataatgtcagaaaaggaTGAGTAATTTGATTTCGtatcataattatattttaaaggtcCTATGGAAAAACCATTCTCTTCCACTTATGTAAAACAATTACATTAAATTTCAACAGTGAAGAATTACTTTGAATGCAAAAGCAAAGTTAAGAAAAACTATCTGGTAAATAATCTCTAAATACTCAGAAAACTTTCAGCATTCTGTTTACCTTTTTGTGTACAGCTCAAATAGTTTATGACTACCATGACATTCATAACTGCAAGCTAGACAAATTCCTGCTGGTTCTTCTCCCTCTGGGGTACAGGTACTACAGGCATAGAGCGCCTGTCTCTTTACTGAGCCCTAGAAGACAGCCCAAAACAGAAGAGAATAAGTTAATGAAATAGCACAGTTCATTAATACTAAGAtctcagaaataattaaaatcggaATGTTTGTGGTCAAGATCTTCCTGTAAAAAACACTGAgactacttaaaatttttatacaacaGGGTTCCAAAATGCTGCCGCATTTCATATAtgctaattttgttttcatacaATTTTATCTTCAAGAGATAAGAAGCTGAAATTTTCCAATCAGCTGTGAATAAATTGGTCTGCTTAATCAGTTTAACATATGAAGATGCAGGTAAAGGTGTGCAGGTCTATGTATGCAATATCACACTTTAATTTGGGGGAAATGTGTGAAATTCCatcaaagagaaaagaatccCTTTGATGCATGCTGAAGTATTTAGAAGCGCCGTGTCACAACATGTGCAGCTGATTTTCATGTGCAGCTGATTTTCAAGTGACTcaaaaaaaagcatattatatatataaaggagtaatgttttgaacaaccaacaataaaaattaaaatatatatatgagaaagatAAACAtggtaaaatgttaaaaagtgaaTACATGTAAAAGGCATGCAGGTGTTCACAGTACTATTCttttatctataacttaaaaaatgttccaacacaaaaaactgaaggaaaaacggcaaaactggaaatcttgCTAAGGGTTACCCTCCTCTAAGAAGAAGGGAGACATACAAGCAGGCTCTGGGATGCcagtaatattctatttcttgCTCTGGGTGGTGGGTGGGTACATGCATGTGTTGACTTTTTTCAAAACCTATACCTATGATTCATGCAAATATCCATGTTTAACtacaataagaaaattttatggaTGTCCATTTGATAAAACTGACTACATTTCAAAAATAGCTTATATATAGATTGtggaccttttttttaaaaaaaaaaaaacaaggaaaaagttGTTTTATTAGTGACCAAAGATTTTATATACCAGCCAACATCTGGGACTATCTCTGCATACCAGGTGTATTCAACAATCTAGCCATTTACAGTGTAAACTCAACTTGGCCAATGCTGACAACTGTCAAATTATGACTTCAGTCTATATTACAAAATAACTGCAAGTCTCTCCCCTCATTCCCCCATGTTCCCCTAAACCCAGGCCTAAATAATCCTTCTCCTACCAATTTTTAATCCTTGTTCGTTTTCTTCCTACTCATCCTTCTTCGTTTTTTGTACCTAAAAATACAGGATGAGTCACAAAAACACTACATCACACCCCCTCAAACTCTTGTACACAACATCTTCCAAAtgtttctctcctcccctccctcccctcccttgttAGGGCCACCTGCTCTTCTGGTTCCGGTCTATTTCCAGTGGGAGGAAAGTGAGACTGCAGACAGGGAATAGGGTGCTTGCTTTGTTTctcgaaaaaagaaaaaaaggaaaggaagaaagaaaagaaagtactaGCAAGCTCTTAAACTATCGCAGTGCAATCAATGAGCCCATCCCACACAGGGAGATTTTCAAATGCAGGATTCGCGCTCTCTACTTTGATCCTACCCTTCGACCCCTAATAAGCCACCACTCTACGGATGGGAAAAAGCAGGAGAAAGATGTGTGGATTTGAGAGGTCGTGCGTACGGTTTCGTGAAGAGCAAGTACCAAGGCCAGCAAGGAGGGACTGGAGAGGAAGGACAGAGCAGCCGCTCGAGCGCCGAAGCCGGACGGGGAAGACAGGGAGGAGGAAGGCCCTGCTGAGGAAAGGGGCCCAGGGAAGGCTGAGGAtaaaaggccagcctgggctgtaAAGCTCAAGAAGAATGGCGGCCCGGACCAGAGCAGAGGGGTCGACCGCGgcaagggcggggggggggggagagaaaacGCCGCCGGAGAGAGAAGGTTCAGCCGGAGCCGCGGGAGAAGATGAGGCCCGGGCTGAGAGCCCACCTGCGAGTAGGAGCACTTCTCGGAGTCGCTGCCGCCCAGGACGGCGCACGCCTCGTTCTCCAGCTCCTCGTCCTCCTCAAGTACGTCGACCAGCGACACCACAGGCTCCAGCTCCGACTGCCGTCCAGCGTTCCCCTCAGCACCAGCCATCCTCAACTGTCACCCGGGCTCCCAGCTCGGCCCTGGCGGAGGCGGGAAAAGCGGCCGCGAGGGGCGTAGCGGAGGAGGCGGGGCCTGAATGTCAGGAACCAATCCCAAAGAAGGAAGGTGAAGGAAATGGGAGGAGCAGTTTCCCACAAACGGAAGTCATTCCTCTAGCGGCTCCCGCCCGCGCGGGCCGCGGGCTGGTTTCCGCTTCCGGGCGGCGCTTTTCTGTGGCGCGTTCTTAAAGCTCAGCGGTCGCCATGGAGCTTTCAGGAGAGTACGTTGGCCCCGACGGGGAGCAGCAGCGACTGCGGGTACTCTGTGACGGGACCGGGGACGCCGACTCTCTTCAGAACCTGTTGTCGGGTGTGACCCAGATGAAGGAGCTGGTATCCGACTTCTTTGATCCCTTGGTACAGCAGGAAGCGCAGGGCCGCTTGGCCCCAGACGAGACGTTGGACGGTGAGCTCTGAGAAGGTGCTGGAGCCTCAGGAGGGCGGGGCGGGGACCCGGGAACGTCGGCTGGGGCCGCCCTGTGAGTGGCGGAGTTGTGGAAAGTGAGTCTGGGCGGGCGGGAAGTTACTTCTGAAAGTGTGGGCACTCGCTGCCTTCTGTGTCCAAGCCGTTACTGCCCCAGCGTTTCCCCGACTGTTCATTTATATCGCAAAAACCGTGCTGAACGCCCACTGCTCTGTGCCCAGCAGGGTGGGTCTGGGCTGAGGTCCGGAAAGAAGGAGGTGAATACGACTCAGTTCCTGCCCTTGGGAATCTGTGGGATGAGGCAGGCTGACACGGTCGTGAACGAGTGAAAAATTGTGACTCTGGGACCCTCTAACTCCTGCAAGCCGAGAGACCCAAGCAAGGCGTCCCTAGAGTGGCCACGACTTATGAGCTGGGTGTTGGAGACAATGGAGTTTGCCAGGTGTGAAATTACAGACGTGTCTGAAAGAGTGCAATTTATTACAGTAGGAGCAGGTTCCGACGAGTGGGGCCGATTTCAGTTTAACCAGTCTTCAACCTCAGAAACTCCTTTCCCATATACCAGTTTCATAGGTGATATTTTGAAAGCAGAACCATGAACTTTTAACTGTgttcatttaaaagaaatcttaaatgaGAATACAGAAGATCATTCCATTTTTGACTGCCTTGAGttataaaagacaaacaaaatacctaagaactAGATATTTACTCTTCTCATAGAAGAAATTGAACTGtacttttcctttccattttgtttccattttgatGATGTGGATGCTGGCTGTTAAAAAGAGCAATAAAAAGTGTCTaggatgtgaagaaattgaagaacttgtacattgttggtggaactatAAAATGATGTTTCCACCTacaacagtttggcagttcctcaaaaactaaaaagttaacATGTGAACCAGTAGTGTCACTGTTAGTCCTCCCAAGAGAACTGGAAACATGTTTAAACAAAAACTCAGAATcttagcagcattatttatagtagctaaaaaatgaaaacaacacagaTGTCCCTGAATCCATTAGTGCAGAAGCAAAATGTGGttatttggcatttaaaaaaaatagtattgatacatgctacaacaggaatgaatcttgaaaacaataaatcaaaatcagacacaaaaggccacatattgtatgattccatttataggaaaTGTCCAAAGTAGGAAAATCCATAGAGAAAGTGGATTAGTAGTTGCATGGGTTGAGTGGAATGAAAAGTGACTGCTAATGAATATAGAGTTCCTTTTGGAGATGATAACAATATTCCAGAATTATAGATGTTAATTTAAAGTGAATGTACTGGAAACCACAGAATCATACACTTTAAAAAAGagccagctgggtgtggtagttcaggcctgtaataccagtggctccagaggctgaggcaggaggtcaaagccagcctcagcaatttagcaaggccctaaactcagtgagaccctgattctaaattgaaaaatacaaaaagggctggggatgtggctcagtggataagtgccctgggttcaatctccagtatcaaaaagaaagtGCATTTTTATGTTGAAGAAATTATATCTCCAAAAAAGAAAGTGATCCAAAagagaggatttttttgtttgtttgtttaagagacagagagagaatttttaacatttattatttttttttagtttttggcggacccaacatctttgtttatatgtggtgctgaggatagaactcgggccgcacgcatgccaagggagcgcactaccgcttgagccacatccccagccccaaaagagaggttttaaatattaaaatccgctgaagtcttttaaaaaatctaaaataagtgTGGTTTTAATAATCCCTAAAGTGAAATGGTCTCATTTTGACCATTTAACTTCTATATTTCTTTCAACCCACTGAACATGtcatacaacaaatatttattttaaaaggtgatGGTGAAGATGATGCAGAAgatgaaaataacattgataaaagAACTAACTCAGATGGACCATCTGCAAAACGGCCAAAACTGCCTTCTTAGCTATAacttatgaaattttaaagactGCTGCTACATCGTAGTTATGATACACTGATATTAAGGAAGACTTATGCTCCATTTTGGGAAAGCATTTAATTTGTTCCCCTGTGACAAGTTTGTCAGAGAGAAAACTTGCTTCTGTTTCTAGCAGAGAAAGATATAATAAATGTTTGGGAATGAAGTCTGTTTTCTTGGGTGAGAAATTCCAAgccatagaaaataaatagaatactTAAGAATGTATAAATTCCTCCAACATGGCAACTGaatttttcatcattgttttgttcttaaaatagCCATTGAGTTTAAATTGTGTGATGTCTACACCTTTGAAAGAAGGACATTGAGAGTAGTACTAAGGAAATGTTGAATTCCCTATCTATATAGCCCTTATATAGACAGCCAGAGATGATCCCACTCAGGGTGAATTAATCATATGACTTTTCTGGAAGCTCGAGATACAAGATGGGGGATGTTTTTGTGCTATAATATGGTATAtgtacaaatacaaatataagaCCTAAGTAAACCAGTTTTGTTGACTAACTTAGCTATTTCCTCTCCACTTGTAGCCATACTTTGGCTTTACTTAACAAAGAAAtgttgaaactttaaaatatatatattcctaaaatatatgtgtgtgtgtgtgtttctgcttATCAGTGGAATAAAGGCATTTTTAATTTACTGTCCATTTTTCCTGATTACTTTAGATAGCTAAAATGCAAAGAAATCAAGTAGCACGTACCtaatgaaatacaaatagtcaTAGAATTTTAGAATTGGAAATAACCTTACAAATAATATGACTTATTTTAGAGGTAAACTGAACTCTCAAAATAGTTATTTGCCTCTGTTTACAGAGCTAaccagtggcagagctgggttgCATTTggttagatttttgttttaagatgataaaatattaaattattaatcatatttCATGAATCACTTTTATTAtcaatttaaatgatattatcATTGTACTTTCCCAGTTGCATATTCTGAAAGCTATAGCCTAACAGTACATGCTATTAAAAACACTCAATTTTTATACACttcatatcattaaaatattttacttggaaCATTAGCCTTCCACTAAGTACTCTTAATGTAATCAAAACAGTGCCACTAGAAAAGGTTATAAATGGTCagaaattatcttatttaatttatgataatatttctaatattcaaCTGATTTATTATAATACTACATCTTAATACTACCATTTATGGTCCCTAAAGAAAAAACATATAGTTGATATTATATGGTTAAACTAATAGCTGAACTTTGTTTCCTCCTTCATTTAGTGTTTATGAAGAAACTTCAAAACAGCATTTGTGCTGTGGTCCAGTGTTTTAAAGTTCTTGGTTATAGTTTTGATCTTTTAATTAGTTGTAATACTGATTCTAATTCTAAtacttttttcttcataagtGAGCCATGTGTTTGACCAAAAGGATGTTTAAAGGACTAGTGTAGAGGAAATGCCCTGTCTAATTTTCTAATCTGTCGCCTTCTAATGGTACAAACATTAACCAGGGGCAAGCAGAACAACTCCAATTTTACTTTTGTACAAGAAAATAGTCCTTCCTAAATATACTTGACACTATATGtagataattttctaaatatcgAGTGTTTGCAAAAGGTCTTTTCTAAAAGCAAGGCTtaagcaatatttattttaaggaatagaATTCTGTAGCCAGGAACCTTCATTCTTTTATAATAGGTTGTGGTTGCTTGGCTATAGATAGCATTATAACATTAATTataccccccccttttttttaattatctgggaagaaaaatttatttggggggaaaaagtaTGGAAGTAAATTAATGCATCCCCTCCCTCCGGGGCTAtgacttttgttttgcttttctcatcCATCAGGTTTCAGTTTTTAGTTTAATTTCCTCCAGAGGATCGTTTTTTACTTTTCCTTGGGAAGGACTATTTATCTATccatactgggtattgaatccagtgcctctttcaggggcctttttattttgagacagggtttttgcttagttacccaggctggccttgaactgctCAGATTACAgctgtgtaccaccacacccagctaaggGCCTGTACTTGAAAAGGAAATatagtttgttttcatttagaGGTGTGATTCTGTTTGTTATATAGTACTTTTATCTAGTCCCTATTTAGCCTATTAGTGGTGTTCATTTTGatgttcataaatgcatataacatagcTCTGTTTTAATCCTCAGTTCTTCCTGTTTACCTTCCCTCTTCTCCCCCAGTCCTCTtcctctattggtcttccttctatttatttttttaaatgggcccattagctgggtgtggtggcgcacaccacaaccagcagcttgggaggctgaggctggagggtcacaagttcaaagctagtctcaacAACTttgcaagtccctaagcaacttagtgtgaccctgagtcaaagtaaaataaaagagctagggatgtgactcagtggttaaacagcCCTGGGCTCcgtccctagtacccccccccaaaaaaaagatacattgcacataacataatttagtAAGCTTCATTCTCCTCCCCTTTCATTGCTTGCTTTTATTCTATTGATCTTTATTATTCCTTAAATATAATATGTTGCAATAAGGTTTATAAAAGACATCTTGAAAACCTGACCTTTTTTGTATCAGGACTGGTGATACTTAAAGTGTTTTGGGAAATTAATTGCAGTATGATCGTTATATGGTAATTTTTTCTTGGATATTTATATATTAGAGTAGAATGTAAAATTCTCTATTGGAGAAATTGGGGGatgtttataataaaacttttttttttttgacagtgctggggattgaatccaggggtgctctaccattgagtcccAAGGATTTATAGGCGtggccactgtacctggcaaaaactcagttttattttaacaaatgagaaaagaaacaaattggtTAATTTTTTGTGGAGAActtggtttttttcccctcactccTTAGAACATAAGAAGTTTCAGGCCAGTAAGTGGGGAGGctgtgagacaggaggatcacaagttcaaggccagcctgggctagtTAGTGGAGACCTtgtcccaatttaaaaaaaaagggctgggaatgtagcacagtggtagaaagccccctagttcaatccctagtactacagaaaaaaaaaatttcagataaatattaagatttttttttgtataaaaaagtccataaaaataataatagaataatagcTTTTATAGTTTTAGAATGAGGAAGAATTtcctaagattttaaaaatccagaaaccataaaagtaaataataaaattcctcCTAAACATTCTTTTAATAAGGTGAGAATATAAAGAGGGGTAAAGTATATCTCTTATGTACCTGTCAGGAAAGCACAGCAGAAATAGGCAAAGGAAATGGACACAGGAAAAGAAATCCACAtagatttttaagtgaaaaaatgtcatttcaaagaaatgaaaattaaaactacaatataATACCATTTTTTACTTCTAAGACTGAAAGCTAAATTCTTCTGATGCAATGTTGAGCTAGAAAGGGTGTGGggacatacctgtaatcccagtgacaaggagactgaggcaggcagatctcaaattcaagaccaacctcagcaatttagggaggccctaaggacttagcgagaccctgtctcaaaaaccacaaaaaaaaaaaaaaagaaagaaagaaagaaaagaactaggAATGAGAAAGTGGGGAGAGTGTAGATTGGTATAAGCTCTTTGATGAAAGTCAAGTTGACATTGTTCATAGGCAGAAGACtagttaaataaaagtaaagaaatgatAGTACAACCATACTGTGCAGTCATTAAAAAGATCAAGATATGAGTAGAACTATATGCCATTAAGGATCAATCTCTGTTAAATGAAAACTAGTAAGAAACAGAAATCTGTAGAATGCTAAACTACTGGAAAATGTAAGATTGACATGCTTATAATATCTGAAAAGATATAAtccaggctggggttatggctaaatattttaaacaaaagatatAATCCAACTGCCACTGGGAAGAGAATGTAGGAGTTAAGGAAGAGAGGTATAGTTTTCCTTTTATGCCTTTCTGTTCtctgctaatatatatatatatatatatttttttccctatatgtagaaaaaaattgtgagattttttttttttttcaatactggggtTTGATTTCCAAAGTCCTTACCCCAAGctcttttattttgggacagagtcttgctaagtttcccaggctggcctccaacttgtaataCTCCTGATTCAGTcttccaagtccctgggattacacaGGAAAACACCTGTGACACCACACCTGGATAATAACTTTTAACTTAAAAACTCATGCTTTGAACTTAATAAGCACAGATCAGCCACATTAACAGTTTAATACTCTGTCATGTAAATTCAGGGCAAAGAA is a window from the Urocitellus parryii isolate mUroPar1 chromosome 6, mUroPar1.hap1, whole genome shotgun sequence genome containing:
- the Gon7 gene encoding EKC/KEOPS complex subunit GON7, encoding MELSGEYVGPDGEQQRLRVLCDGTGDADSLQNLLSGVTQMKELVSDFFDPLVQQEAQGRLAPDETLDGDGEDDAEDENNIDKRTNSDGPSAKRPKLPS